In Gemmata obscuriglobus, a single genomic region encodes these proteins:
- the pyk gene encoding pyruvate kinase gives MSRRTKIVATLGPATDTPAALEAVLRAGVDVARVNFSHGAPEEHIGRVANFRAAARRVGKFVAVLADLPGPKLRVKLPALRFLNVGDTIHFSLSSAPIEASDLVITEPEMLADVRPGHRMLLDDGRLQLTAGETSGGRVQARVTVGGPLHPNKGLNLPDTPLTMAALTDRDRAALAVAARAGVDWVAVSFVRGAEAADEVRAACAALGMNVPVLAKIERPEAVRRAGAIIAAFDAIMVARGDLGVELPLEQVPTVQKQLIAEARSAGKPVITATDMLDSMRNNPRPTRAEASDVANAIFDGTDAVMLSGETAVGSYPVEAVSCMDRIAVETESHFALVRGRGPLVTSYTAADEIDESITLAACALADEVGATAIVTPTLSGRTAKLAARHRPRARVVAVAPTDAVLQRLALVWGIAPVRMTPVEPGGDRMTTAVLDAFRAGTIAPGERVVLLAGHPIAGGPRCPTVRVVRIGAGGVPGEP, from the coding sequence ATGAGCCGCCGAACGAAGATCGTCGCCACGCTCGGGCCGGCAACCGACACGCCGGCGGCACTCGAAGCCGTGCTCCGTGCCGGCGTCGATGTGGCCCGGGTGAACTTCTCACACGGCGCCCCCGAGGAGCACATCGGGCGCGTGGCCAACTTCCGCGCCGCGGCGCGACGGGTCGGCAAGTTCGTTGCGGTGCTTGCCGATCTCCCCGGCCCGAAGTTGCGGGTGAAGCTTCCGGCGCTTCGGTTCCTCAACGTCGGCGACACGATCCACTTTTCACTGTCTTCCGCACCGATCGAGGCGTCCGACCTCGTCATCACGGAACCCGAAATGCTGGCGGACGTGCGCCCCGGGCACCGCATGCTGCTCGATGACGGGCGGTTGCAGCTCACGGCCGGCGAAACGAGCGGCGGGCGCGTCCAAGCGCGTGTGACGGTGGGCGGCCCGCTGCACCCGAACAAGGGGTTGAACCTGCCCGACACGCCGCTCACGATGGCGGCGCTCACCGACCGCGACCGCGCGGCGCTGGCGGTCGCGGCGCGGGCCGGGGTGGATTGGGTGGCGGTGTCGTTCGTGCGCGGCGCCGAGGCGGCGGACGAGGTGCGGGCCGCGTGCGCCGCGCTCGGCATGAACGTGCCGGTACTCGCCAAGATCGAGCGCCCGGAGGCCGTGCGCCGGGCGGGCGCGATCATCGCCGCGTTCGACGCGATCATGGTGGCCCGCGGCGACCTCGGGGTGGAGTTGCCGCTGGAGCAGGTGCCCACGGTGCAAAAGCAGTTGATCGCGGAAGCCCGGTCCGCCGGGAAGCCGGTCATCACGGCGACGGACATGCTCGACTCGATGCGGAACAACCCGCGCCCGACCCGCGCCGAAGCGAGCGACGTGGCCAACGCCATCTTCGACGGCACCGACGCGGTGATGCTGTCGGGCGAGACGGCGGTCGGGTCGTACCCGGTCGAAGCGGTCTCGTGCATGGACCGGATCGCGGTCGAAACGGAGTCGCACTTCGCGCTGGTGCGCGGCCGCGGGCCGCTGGTCACGAGCTACACCGCGGCCGACGAGATCGATGAATCGATCACGCTGGCCGCGTGCGCGCTGGCGGACGAGGTGGGCGCGACGGCGATCGTCACACCGACCCTCTCCGGACGCACAGCGAAACTGGCGGCACGGCACCGGCCGCGCGCGCGGGTCGTCGCGGTTGCGCCCACGGACGCGGTTCTTCAGCGACTGGCGCTCGTGTGGGGCATCGCGCCCGTGCGGATGACGCCCGTCGAACCAGGGGGTGACCGGATGACTACTGCCGTACTGGACGCGTTCCGCGCCGGCACGATAGCACCCGGGGAACGGGTGGTGCTGCTGGCGGGGCACCCGATCGCCGGCGGCCCGCGGTGCCCGACGGTGCGGGTCGTGCGGATCGGCGCGGGCGGCGTTCCGGGCGAGCCGTAA
- a CDS encoding HEAT repeat domain-containing protein — MQQPSATADDPLPDLVRALRNASAAIRFRAAKDLGRLGWLAREAMPALVHALDDEDAKVRETAAHAIGGMGPEALIVLVRMLEHHDKYVRRHAVWALGKLGPLARAALPDLCRSLKDPDPRAASGAAQALGNLGADGADGVLALAEAMRGTNIVLCRLASKALSQIGPPALATLIAHLQHADPFVRGESALALGWMGTPARSAVPFLARVLRGSDVALSHTPAPTVTPTAIPVPNDSAALTPPQLNGPDGTSAEMTCRVYAAQALGRIGSAAAAALPDLRDAARHAPEPLCAAAQQAVRQIQGT; from the coding sequence GTGCAACAACCCAGTGCGACCGCCGACGACCCGCTGCCCGACCTCGTTCGGGCGCTGCGGAACGCCAGCGCCGCTATCCGGTTCCGGGCCGCCAAAGACTTGGGGCGACTCGGGTGGCTGGCGCGCGAGGCGATGCCTGCACTGGTGCACGCGCTGGACGACGAGGACGCGAAGGTGCGCGAGACCGCCGCGCACGCCATCGGCGGGATGGGGCCGGAAGCGCTGATCGTGCTCGTGCGGATGCTGGAGCACCACGACAAGTACGTGCGGCGGCACGCGGTCTGGGCGCTGGGCAAGCTCGGCCCGCTGGCGCGGGCGGCGCTGCCGGACCTGTGCCGCTCGCTGAAAGACCCGGACCCGCGCGCCGCGAGCGGCGCCGCGCAAGCGCTGGGGAACCTCGGGGCCGACGGAGCCGACGGGGTACTGGCCCTCGCGGAGGCGATGCGGGGGACAAACATCGTGCTGTGCCGGCTGGCATCGAAGGCGCTCAGCCAGATCGGTCCGCCGGCGCTGGCTACGCTCATCGCCCACCTGCAGCACGCGGACCCATTTGTGCGCGGCGAGTCGGCGCTCGCCCTCGGGTGGATGGGGACGCCCGCGCGGTCCGCGGTCCCGTTCCTGGCGCGGGTGCTGCGCGGGTCCGACGTGGCCCTGAGCCACACCCCGGCGCCGACCGTAACCCCGACCGCGATCCCGGTTCCTAACGACAGCGCCGCACTGACCCCGCCACAACTGAACGGCCCGGACGGGACGTCGGCGGAGATGACCTGTCGGGTGTACGCGGCGCAGGCGCTGGGGCGGATCGGTTCGGCCGCGGCCGCGGCCCTGCCGGACCTGCGGGACGCTGCCCGCCACGCCCCCGAACCGCTCTGCGCGGCCGCCCAGCAGGCGGTTCGCCAGATCCAGGGGACGTGA
- a CDS encoding DUF4058 family protein: MPMHDWTRVEAGIYHHFHGSWLYTIAAALNGCALPPGYYALAEQMMRTFGPDVLTLHNPAGNGSHNGSPRELPNRSGGVAIAEAPPRARVEAKEKRVPLPQGQRRLSIRHVSDHRMVAIIELVSPGNKDGVSNFDAFVGKACGMIHAGLHLIVIDPFPPTRRDPNGVHGAIWKELTDKEFVQPADRPLTIAAYCAGEEVTALVNPLAVGETIPDAPLFLDAERYVQVPLEATYQSAWETFPAEWRNVVSGGVDG; this comes from the coding sequence ATGCCGATGCACGACTGGACGCGGGTTGAAGCTGGTATCTACCACCATTTCCACGGTAGTTGGCTGTATACCATCGCCGCGGCTCTCAACGGGTGTGCTTTGCCGCCCGGGTATTACGCGCTCGCAGAACAGATGATGCGGACCTTCGGCCCAGACGTACTGACGCTTCACAATCCGGCCGGCAACGGCTCCCATAACGGTTCGCCTCGGGAACTCCCCAACCGCTCCGGCGGGGTTGCAATCGCGGAGGCACCGCCACGGGCGCGAGTCGAAGCAAAGGAGAAACGTGTTCCGCTTCCGCAGGGGCAGCGCCGGCTCAGCATCCGGCACGTCAGCGACCACCGGATGGTCGCGATCATCGAGTTGGTGTCGCCCGGCAACAAGGACGGCGTATCAAACTTCGATGCGTTCGTTGGCAAGGCATGCGGGATGATTCACGCGGGGCTGCACCTGATCGTGATCGACCCGTTCCCGCCAACCCGGCGCGACCCGAACGGGGTTCACGGCGCGATCTGGAAGGAGCTGACCGACAAGGAATTCGTACAGCCCGCCGACCGCCCCCTAACAATCGCGGCGTACTGCGCGGGCGAGGAGGTGACGGCGCTGGTGAACCCGCTTGCGGTGGGCGAGACGATCCCGGACGCGCCGCTGTTCCTCGACGCCGAGCGGTACGTCCAGGTGCCGCTGGAAGCGACCTATCAGTCAGCTTGGGAGACGTTCCCGGCCGAGTGGCGTAACGTGGTCTCTGGAGGAGTGGACGGCTGA
- a CDS encoding BBP7 family outer membrane beta-barrel protein produces the protein MRKRLLGSIAALAAGAGTAWAQPPVEPGGAPAGISGGPAGAAGAAPTIMPPGNFGAPYDPLGIGPVGGFGPPPGPMYPMPGPYAAQSYQPAPTDGIGGDLGYGTAPRWWVDGEYLLWFNKGQPIRSPLLTTSAPADLGVIGQASTTVLVGQGRIGYGAISGMRLHAGFFGDADRRFGFDLGGWFTEQRTDVKSFGATGNTSGIPVLTRPIQDVNGATSGLVLSAPGIGGASALVATRSSAFSIEPTAVWNIYRSTPGSRFAWSLDFLAGYRFLELREDLTVTTATALNSGTVTQTVVTNPFGVITVVGSTINPASANVGGVTVVGTTINAYDSVRTYNHFNGGTMGLRSEARYGIFTTTGFAKVSLGNMHQRLEISGGTSFFDPGSRAGTVVTRLPQIGSAVGGVLANASNIGRYNDDRFSVIPEFGGTLGVALTRGLSGYIGLNFLYIQDVIRPGGQVTNVVSSAAIPFSSNYGAAGAARAGRVLFDQDDYWIGGVSFGLQLKY, from the coding sequence ATGCGAAAAAGATTGCTGGGATCGATCGCGGCGTTGGCCGCCGGTGCGGGAACGGCCTGGGCGCAGCCCCCGGTCGAACCCGGGGGAGCACCGGCCGGGATCTCCGGAGGGCCGGCAGGGGCCGCCGGGGCCGCGCCGACGATTATGCCGCCGGGTAACTTCGGTGCGCCGTACGACCCGCTCGGGATCGGCCCGGTGGGCGGGTTCGGCCCGCCGCCCGGTCCGATGTACCCGATGCCCGGGCCGTACGCGGCCCAGTCGTACCAGCCGGCCCCGACGGACGGGATCGGCGGCGACCTGGGGTACGGGACCGCGCCCCGCTGGTGGGTGGACGGCGAGTACCTGCTGTGGTTCAACAAGGGGCAGCCGATCCGGTCCCCGCTGCTCACCACGAGCGCGCCGGCGGACCTGGGCGTCATCGGCCAGGCCAGCACCACGGTGCTGGTGGGGCAGGGGCGCATCGGGTACGGGGCGATCAGCGGCATGCGGCTGCACGCCGGGTTCTTCGGCGACGCGGACCGCCGGTTCGGTTTCGATTTGGGCGGCTGGTTCACCGAGCAGCGGACGGACGTCAAGTCGTTCGGGGCGACCGGGAACACGTCCGGCATCCCGGTGCTGACCCGGCCCATTCAGGACGTGAACGGGGCGACCAGCGGGCTGGTCCTGTCGGCCCCGGGCATCGGCGGGGCCAGTGCCCTGGTGGCCACCCGCAGCTCGGCGTTCAGCATCGAGCCGACGGCCGTGTGGAACATCTACCGGTCCACCCCGGGCTCGCGGTTCGCGTGGTCGCTCGACTTCCTGGCCGGTTACCGGTTCCTCGAACTGCGTGAGGACCTGACGGTGACCACGGCGACCGCGCTGAACAGCGGCACCGTGACGCAGACGGTCGTCACCAACCCGTTCGGGGTCATCACGGTCGTCGGCAGCACCATCAACCCGGCGTCGGCGAACGTGGGCGGGGTCACGGTCGTCGGCACCACGATCAACGCCTACGACAGCGTCCGCACGTACAACCACTTCAACGGCGGTACGATGGGGCTGCGGAGCGAGGCCCGGTACGGGATCTTCACCACCACCGGGTTCGCCAAGGTGTCGCTGGGTAACATGCACCAGCGGCTGGAGATCAGCGGCGGGACCTCGTTCTTCGACCCGGGCAGCCGGGCGGGCACGGTCGTCACCCGGCTCCCGCAGATCGGGTCCGCGGTCGGCGGGGTGCTGGCGAACGCGAGCAACATCGGCCGGTACAACGACGACCGGTTCTCCGTGATCCCCGAGTTCGGCGGCACCCTGGGGGTCGCTCTGACCCGCGGCCTGAGCGGCTACATTGGGCTCAACTTCCTGTACATCCAGGACGTGATCCGGCCGGGCGGGCAGGTCACCAACGTGGTGAGCAGTGCGGCCATCCCGTTCAGCTCCAACTACGGGGCGGCCGGGGCGGCCCGGGCCGGCCGGGTGCTGTTCGACCAGGACGATTACTGGATCGGGGGCGTCAGCTTCGGGCTGCAGCTCAAGTACTGA
- the hisG gene encoding ATP phosphoribosyltransferase, whose translation MSVLKLGLPAGSLQEATADLFRKAGYKITFPSRSYYPVIDDPELHCTLIRAQEMGRYVADGSLDCGLTGHDWIVESGSHVTELAELVFSKVSRRPVKWVLAVPNDSDIHGPKDLQGKRIATEVVNITKSWLAGHGVAAQVEFSWGATEVKPPKFADAIVEVTETGNSLRANNLRIVDTLLTSTTRFVANPQAALDPWKRQKMDDLLLMLRGAMAAEGKVGLMMNVRKADLAHVLNKLPALKNPTISPLADQEWVAVNTIIDEDTVRHIIPQLKAAGASGIVEYPLTKIID comes from the coding sequence ATGAGCGTGTTGAAGTTGGGGTTGCCGGCCGGGTCGCTGCAAGAGGCGACCGCGGATCTGTTCCGCAAGGCCGGGTACAAGATCACGTTCCCGTCCCGCAGCTACTACCCCGTGATCGACGACCCCGAACTGCACTGCACCCTGATCCGCGCGCAGGAGATGGGCCGGTACGTCGCCGACGGGTCGCTCGACTGCGGCCTCACCGGCCACGACTGGATCGTCGAGAGCGGCTCGCACGTCACCGAGCTGGCCGAACTCGTGTTCAGCAAGGTGAGCCGGCGCCCGGTGAAGTGGGTGCTCGCGGTGCCGAACGACTCCGACATCCACGGGCCGAAGGACCTTCAGGGCAAGCGGATCGCCACGGAGGTGGTCAACATCACCAAGAGCTGGCTCGCGGGGCACGGCGTCGCGGCCCAGGTGGAGTTCAGTTGGGGCGCGACCGAGGTGAAGCCGCCGAAGTTCGCCGACGCCATCGTCGAGGTGACCGAGACGGGCAACTCGCTCCGCGCCAACAACCTGCGCATCGTAGACACCCTGCTGACCAGCACGACCCGGTTCGTCGCGAACCCGCAGGCGGCGCTCGACCCGTGGAAGCGCCAGAAGATGGACGACCTGCTCCTGATGCTCCGGGGCGCGATGGCGGCCGAGGGCAAGGTCGGGCTGATGATGAACGTCCGCAAGGCGGACCTGGCGCACGTCCTGAACAAGCTCCCGGCCCTGAAAAACCCGACCATCTCGCCGCTGGCGGATCAGGAGTGGGTGGCGGTCAACACGATCATCGACGAGGACACGGTCCGGCACATCATCCCGCAGTTGAAGGCCGCCGGCGCCAGCGGGATCGTCGAATACCCGCTCACGAAGATCATCGATTAG
- a CDS encoding nuclear transport factor 2 family protein: protein MNNKSVLEQANAAVTKGDYEGFLSFCTDDTVWTFVGDRVLRGKEAVRQWMAETYTAPPELTVDHLIEEGEFLTAVGTVTMVGGHGKKERFAYCDVWRLRDGKLAEVRAFVIKDEVT from the coding sequence ATGAACAACAAATCGGTACTTGAACAAGCCAACGCGGCGGTTACCAAAGGTGATTACGAGGGTTTCCTGTCGTTCTGCACGGACGACACCGTCTGGACGTTCGTTGGCGACCGGGTTCTCCGCGGAAAAGAGGCCGTGCGGCAGTGGATGGCAGAGACGTACACCGCGCCACCCGAACTGACGGTCGATCACCTGATCGAAGAGGGCGAGTTCCTCACCGCAGTCGGCACGGTGACGATGGTTGGCGGGCACGGGAAGAAGGAGCGTTTCGCGTACTGCGATGTCTGGCGGTTGCGGGACGGCAAACTGGCCGAGGTGCGGGCGTTCGTCATCAAGGATGAAGTGACGTGA
- a CDS encoding tetratricopeptide repeat protein: MTRLSGCFAVLALAAPALTADQAPAPRTKAAPAASVPKMPLSGLTPAQPMFDACIYNYPVGTTNPQCQAFVNQGLGQYYSYVWIDAARAFETATRLDPECAYAWLLLHRSLEKWGKPGVTPSANPHVAALGGLGLAKLPDRVGKNAAEYALDTARRLMPKAPLREQLLIQSRLQEKGMWPGVGPDERRKKAAQSLDELLMLHEDDEEGWFWRAQLASGDGPNAVAVFYKALLRVNPLHPGANHEFVHFYENVKRPALGWPYAENYIKSSPGIPHAHHMQAHLGTRIGKWGETTDWSAKAVELQIAYHKLQGVTPGEDHQFNHHMDILSKSLVHDGRFAEAKAHRALCEKYKYTFRHDWLRAALGAHDWSEAHTLVEQFRRTDKASGAYYAALVSLEKGDTAQAGREVETLRQLSQSKKFDRNLERRLWEVQGRHLCQSGNTEAGLKLLKKVVDATKNDFGHHAWGNGAVYMESWGIGALEAGAATDAEEAFQEALAHDAGSVRGALGLWALCDRVGRSEEAARYLKLAQRAWSRADSKDFIALQHDMAERAKKITKPSVAAAGE; this comes from the coding sequence ATGACGCGCCTGTCTGGTTGTTTTGCTGTGCTCGCGCTCGCTGCCCCCGCACTCACTGCGGATCAAGCACCGGCGCCGCGCACGAAGGCCGCTCCCGCGGCGTCCGTACCGAAGATGCCGCTATCCGGGCTGACTCCGGCTCAGCCGATGTTCGACGCGTGCATCTACAATTACCCGGTCGGCACCACGAACCCGCAGTGCCAGGCGTTCGTGAACCAAGGGCTCGGCCAGTACTACTCCTACGTGTGGATCGACGCGGCCCGCGCGTTCGAGACTGCCACGCGGCTCGACCCCGAGTGCGCCTACGCGTGGCTCCTGCTGCACCGCTCGCTGGAGAAGTGGGGCAAGCCGGGCGTGACGCCGTCGGCCAACCCGCACGTCGCGGCGCTCGGCGGGCTGGGGCTCGCGAAGCTCCCGGACCGGGTCGGCAAGAACGCGGCGGAGTACGCCCTCGACACCGCGCGGCGGCTCATGCCGAAGGCCCCGTTGCGGGAGCAACTGCTGATCCAGTCGCGCCTGCAAGAGAAGGGGATGTGGCCCGGGGTCGGCCCCGACGAGCGGCGCAAGAAGGCGGCCCAGTCGCTCGACGAACTGCTCATGCTCCACGAGGACGACGAAGAGGGTTGGTTCTGGCGCGCCCAACTGGCTTCCGGTGACGGCCCCAACGCCGTCGCGGTGTTCTACAAGGCGCTGCTGCGTGTGAACCCGCTGCACCCGGGGGCGAACCACGAGTTCGTTCACTTCTACGAGAACGTGAAGCGCCCCGCGCTGGGCTGGCCCTACGCCGAGAACTACATCAAGTCGTCGCCCGGTATCCCGCACGCCCACCACATGCAGGCGCACCTCGGCACGCGGATCGGGAAGTGGGGCGAAACGACCGACTGGTCCGCGAAAGCGGTCGAACTCCAGATCGCCTACCACAAGCTCCAGGGCGTGACGCCGGGCGAGGACCACCAGTTCAACCACCACATGGACATCCTGTCCAAGAGCCTCGTTCACGACGGGCGGTTCGCCGAGGCGAAGGCGCACCGGGCGCTGTGCGAGAAGTACAAGTACACCTTCCGGCACGACTGGCTGCGGGCCGCGCTGGGGGCGCACGACTGGTCCGAGGCGCACACCCTGGTCGAGCAGTTCCGCCGCACGGATAAGGCGTCGGGCGCGTACTACGCCGCCCTCGTGTCGCTCGAAAAGGGCGACACCGCGCAGGCCGGGCGCGAGGTAGAGACGCTGCGGCAGCTCTCCCAGAGCAAGAAGTTCGACCGGAACCTGGAGCGCCGATTGTGGGAGGTCCAGGGGCGACACCTGTGCCAGTCGGGCAACACCGAGGCCGGGCTGAAGCTGCTCAAGAAGGTGGTGGACGCGACCAAGAACGACTTCGGGCACCACGCCTGGGGCAACGGGGCGGTGTACATGGAGTCGTGGGGCATCGGCGCGCTCGAGGCCGGCGCGGCGACCGACGCCGAGGAGGCGTTCCAGGAGGCCCTCGCGCACGACGCCGGCAGCGTGCGCGGCGCGCTCGGGCTGTGGGCGCTGTGCGACCGCGTCGGGCGGAGCGAAGAGGCGGCCCGTTACCTGAAGCTCGCGCAACGCGCGTGGTCGCGGGCCGACTCCAAGGACTTCATCGCGCTCCAGCACGACATGGCGGAGCGGGCCAAGAAGATCACCAAGCCGAGCGTCGCCGCCGCGGGCGAATAA